From the Acidovorax carolinensis genome, one window contains:
- a CDS encoding heavy-metal-associated domain-containing protein yields MSCGSCVKHVTQALQPLPGVRGVEVDLPSGRVRVSGELAQGSAPLLRALTDAGYPAQLATETSIPAATSQPKASGCHSGGTGGCGCR; encoded by the coding sequence ATGAGCTGTGGCTCTTGTGTGAAGCACGTCACGCAGGCATTGCAGCCGCTGCCCGGGGTCCGCGGGGTGGAGGTCGATCTCCCGTCTGGCCGCGTCCGGGTGAGCGGGGAACTGGCGCAGGGCAGCGCTCCTTTGCTGAGGGCCTTGACGGATGCGGGCTACCCAGCACAGCTGGCTACAGAAACATCCATTCCCGCTGCGACTTCGCAGCCTAAAGCATCGGGCTGCCACAGTGGCGGCACGGGGGGCTGTGGTTGCCGATAA
- a CDS encoding heavy metal translocating P-type ATPase, translating to MDMHAHHHHGSHPPAEPAPPSELKDPVCGMTVTEQSDHQLTHEGRPYYFCSAKCQGKFAANPLQYLAPSAPEEPAPAAAGTIYTCPMHPEVRQDHPGICPKCGMTLEPIIPLDEEDNHELKDFQRRFWWTLPFTVIVTVLAMFGHRLGWFDMNVQTWVELALSLPVVLWTGWPFFVRGWQSLVLRSPNMWTLIGLGTGAAFLYSLVATVAPGLFPDSFISMGRVAVYYEAAVVIISLTMLGQIIELKARSQTSAAIKALLGLAPKTARRINVDGSEEDVPLNHVHVGDLLRIRPGEKVPVDGVVTEGSSAVDESMLTGEPVPVTKRLGDKVIGATMNTSGALVMRSEKVGAATMLSQIVQMVANAQRSKAPMQRMADVVAGKFVVVVVLIAIATFFVWGLFGPEPSWVFGLINAVAVLIIACPCALGLATPMSVMVATGRAATQGVLFRDAGAIEKMREVNTLIVDKTGTLTEGKPAFDTAVAAPGYTADEVLRLAASLDQGSEHPLAEAIVSAARAKGLELIKPLDFESGSGIGVRGMIDGKHLVLGNTALMQQEGVATDALKIDGERLRSEGASVMHLAVDRQLAGILAVTDPIKATTREAIQNLHASGLRIVMATGDGLTTAKAVGAKLGIDEVHGEVKPADKLALVERLQKEGHIVAMAGDGINDAPALAKADVGVAMGTGTDVAMNSGQVTLVKGDLRGITAARDISTDTVRNMRQNLLFAFVYNGIGVPIAAGVLYPFTGWLLSPLIAALAMSLSSASVIFNALRLRRGKR from the coding sequence ATGGACATGCATGCACACCATCATCACGGCAGTCACCCTCCAGCCGAGCCAGCCCCGCCATCGGAGCTGAAGGATCCGGTGTGCGGCATGACCGTCACAGAGCAGTCAGATCACCAATTGACGCACGAAGGTCGGCCCTATTACTTTTGCAGCGCCAAGTGCCAGGGCAAGTTCGCGGCAAACCCGTTGCAGTACCTTGCACCTTCAGCGCCTGAGGAACCCGCACCTGCTGCGGCCGGCACGATCTACACCTGCCCCATGCACCCCGAGGTGCGGCAGGATCATCCTGGAATCTGTCCCAAGTGCGGCATGACATTGGAGCCCATCATTCCGCTGGACGAGGAAGACAACCATGAATTGAAGGATTTTCAGCGTCGCTTCTGGTGGACGCTGCCATTCACAGTCATCGTTACCGTTCTTGCCATGTTCGGCCACCGTCTCGGGTGGTTTGACATGAACGTTCAAACCTGGGTTGAACTGGCGCTGTCCTTGCCTGTCGTGTTGTGGACGGGTTGGCCCTTCTTCGTACGCGGCTGGCAGTCTCTCGTCCTCCGCAGCCCCAACATGTGGACCTTGATCGGTTTGGGTACGGGCGCGGCCTTTCTCTACAGCCTCGTGGCTACCGTGGCGCCGGGCTTGTTCCCGGATTCATTCATTTCCATGGGGCGCGTGGCGGTCTACTACGAGGCGGCAGTGGTCATCATCTCGCTGACCATGTTGGGCCAGATTATCGAGTTGAAGGCCCGTTCGCAAACTTCTGCGGCGATCAAGGCGCTGCTCGGTTTGGCACCCAAGACCGCTCGCCGCATCAATGTGGATGGCAGCGAAGAGGACGTACCGCTGAACCATGTTCACGTCGGGGATCTGCTGCGTATTCGTCCCGGCGAGAAAGTGCCGGTCGACGGCGTTGTGACCGAAGGCAGCAGTGCGGTCGATGAATCCATGCTGACCGGTGAGCCTGTGCCGGTGACCAAACGCCTTGGTGACAAGGTGATTGGGGCCACGATGAACACCAGTGGTGCCTTGGTGATGCGCTCCGAGAAAGTCGGTGCGGCCACCATGCTGTCGCAGATTGTTCAGATGGTGGCCAATGCCCAGCGCTCGAAGGCTCCCATGCAGCGCATGGCGGATGTGGTCGCCGGCAAATTTGTGGTCGTGGTGGTGCTCATCGCCATTGCCACCTTCTTTGTCTGGGGGCTGTTCGGTCCGGAACCCAGCTGGGTGTTTGGCTTGATCAACGCAGTGGCCGTGCTGATCATCGCGTGCCCCTGTGCGCTGGGACTGGCCACGCCGATGTCGGTGATGGTGGCCACAGGGCGTGCCGCGACACAGGGAGTACTGTTCCGCGATGCTGGCGCCATCGAAAAAATGCGCGAGGTGAACACGCTGATTGTGGACAAGACAGGAACGCTGACCGAAGGTAAACCCGCCTTCGACACCGCAGTTGCCGCCCCCGGCTATACCGCGGACGAAGTGTTGCGCTTGGCCGCCAGCCTGGACCAAGGCAGCGAACATCCCCTGGCCGAGGCCATCGTTAGTGCAGCACGTGCCAAGGGCCTGGAACTGATCAAGCCGCTTGATTTCGAGTCCGGCAGCGGCATAGGCGTGCGCGGCATGATCGATGGCAAGCATCTGGTGTTGGGCAACACCGCATTGATGCAGCAGGAGGGCGTGGCCACTGATGCGCTCAAGATCGATGGCGAGCGTCTGCGCAGTGAAGGCGCCAGCGTGATGCATCTGGCCGTGGACAGACAACTGGCTGGAATCTTGGCCGTGACCGATCCCATCAAAGCCACCACGCGGGAAGCTATTCAAAATTTGCACGCCAGCGGCTTGCGCATCGTGATGGCAACTGGCGATGGTCTGACCACCGCCAAGGCCGTGGGTGCCAAACTGGGAATCGATGAGGTGCATGGCGAAGTCAAGCCCGCCGACAAGCTGGCGCTTGTGGAGCGGCTCCAGAAAGAGGGCCACATTGTCGCGATGGCCGGCGATGGTATCAACGATGCGCCTGCGTTGGCCAAGGCCGATGTCGGCGTGGCCATGGGCACGGGAACCGATGTGGCTATGAACAGTGGGCAGGTCACGCTAGTCAAAGGCGACTTGCGCGGAATCACTGCGGCGCGTGATATCTCCACTGACACTGTCCGAAACATGCGCCAGAACCTCCTGTTCGCATTCGTTTACAACGGCATTGGGGTGCCGATTGCGGCAGGCGTGCTGTACCCGTTCACTGGGTGGTTGTTGTCCCCGCTGATCGCGGCACTGGCCATGAGCCTGAGCTCGGCCTCGGTGATATTCAATGCGCTGCGTTTGCGGCGCGGAAAAAGATGA
- a CDS encoding heavy metal sensor histidine kinase: MFRFFSLTHRLAIFFTTVAAAVVLGLGMLFLVATERHFLELDRITLQDKQHLIENIVVNANSTDDIPSRLRESLNNHHGLSVIVKNANGDVLFRTEGFQPPATLDAPKPEHRISEIQSWKNQGREFRALNLRFNPANSAAPPLDVLIAIDMEDHMQFMAQLQRTLVLYAICAIFVSGMLGWFAAYKGMAPLRAMKTQATTVSSHRLDERMPIEAVPVEMADLAQELNKMLDRLQNDFQRLSEFSSDLAHEIRTPISNLLTQTQVALATRRDADTYRDILASNAEEFQRLARMVSDMLFLAKTDRGVDLPNKERFSAAKEAQALLEFYEAVAEEKNVTLRQFGDGDILGDRLMFRRALSNLLSNALRHTNDHSDVTIDISETAKAVVVTVENTGEDIDPQIIPRLFDRFYRADPSRSHPQSDGAGLGLSITRAIAQAHGGRVTVESGAGRTKFSLEFPSRLA, from the coding sequence ATGTTTCGGTTCTTCTCGCTCACCCATCGTTTGGCCATCTTTTTCACGACGGTGGCCGCAGCCGTCGTGCTGGGGCTTGGAATGTTGTTCCTGGTTGCGACCGAACGCCACTTCCTGGAACTGGATCGAATCACGCTGCAAGACAAGCAGCACCTGATCGAGAACATAGTAGTCAATGCCAACTCCACCGATGACATCCCATCGCGCTTACGCGAATCTTTGAACAATCACCACGGCTTGTCTGTCATTGTCAAAAACGCTAATGGGGATGTTCTTTTCAGGACTGAAGGGTTTCAACCTCCAGCCACTTTGGACGCGCCAAAACCAGAGCATCGGATTTCCGAGATTCAGAGTTGGAAAAATCAAGGCCGTGAATTTCGCGCGTTGAACTTGCGTTTCAACCCTGCCAATAGTGCGGCGCCACCACTGGATGTCCTGATCGCCATTGACATGGAAGATCACATGCAATTCATGGCGCAATTACAGCGTACGCTTGTGCTCTATGCTATTTGTGCCATCTTTGTCAGCGGGATGCTGGGATGGTTCGCAGCCTACAAAGGGATGGCACCGTTGCGCGCCATGAAGACCCAAGCCACAACGGTCAGTTCCCATCGTCTCGATGAGCGAATGCCCATCGAAGCAGTTCCTGTGGAAATGGCTGACTTGGCACAGGAACTCAACAAAATGTTGGACAGGCTGCAAAATGACTTTCAACGACTGTCCGAGTTCTCCTCGGACTTGGCGCATGAAATTCGCACGCCCATCAGCAACCTGCTGACGCAAACCCAGGTGGCACTCGCCACCCGGCGAGACGCTGACACCTATCGAGACATACTGGCGTCGAACGCGGAGGAATTCCAACGCCTGGCGCGCATGGTGTCGGATATGTTGTTCCTGGCCAAGACGGATCGTGGGGTTGACTTGCCGAACAAGGAGCGGTTTTCTGCAGCCAAGGAAGCCCAGGCCTTATTAGAATTTTATGAAGCCGTCGCTGAAGAAAAGAACGTCACACTACGCCAGTTCGGTGATGGAGACATCCTGGGTGACCGATTGATGTTTCGAAGAGCGCTGAGCAATCTGTTGTCGAACGCATTGCGCCATACCAATGACCATAGCGATGTAACGATTGACATCAGCGAGACAGCAAAGGCCGTTGTCGTGACGGTCGAGAACACGGGGGAGGACATTGACCCTCAAATCATTCCTCGCCTTTTTGACCGCTTCTACCGTGCCGACCCGTCTCGGTCCCACCCACAATCCGATGGTGCGGGCCTCGGACTATCAATTACCCGTGCCATCGCACAAGCGCACGGAGGACGCGTCACGGTTGAATCCGGTGCGGGGAGAACAAAGTTCAGTCTAGAATTTCCTAGCAGGCTGGCGTAA
- a CDS encoding DUF2933 domain-containing protein, with translation MDHPDNDSHAPTFWQRPSGLALATAALIAGFYLLREHWGHVLGYWPYLLLLACPLMHLMHGHGGHGGHGNHAQTPRRTNNDKE, from the coding sequence ATGGATCATCCTGACAACGACTCCCATGCGCCTACGTTCTGGCAGCGCCCATCCGGCTTGGCTCTGGCAACGGCTGCCTTGATCGCCGGTTTTTACCTGCTGCGAGAGCACTGGGGTCATGTTTTGGGCTATTGGCCCTACCTGTTGCTCCTCGCCTGTCCGCTGATGCACCTGATGCACGGCCACGGCGGCCATGGTGGGCATGGCAACCATGCGCAGACACCCCGGCGCACCAATAACGACAAGGAATAA
- a CDS encoding copper-binding protein, with product MKTIKNILAISALAMGTFTPMGSFAQTMMDHGKMDMSQASASLTDGEIKKVDQETGKITIKHAEIKHMDMPGMTMVFTAKDKSLLGKVKPGDKVKFMVINEGGKMVVTDIQPAQ from the coding sequence ATGAAAACCATCAAGAACATTCTGGCCATCTCCGCTCTTGCCATGGGCACATTCACGCCCATGGGCAGTTTCGCCCAGACCATGATGGATCACGGCAAGATGGATATGTCCCAAGCATCGGCATCCCTGACGGACGGCGAAATCAAGAAGGTCGATCAGGAAACTGGCAAGATCACCATCAAGCACGCAGAAATCAAGCACATGGACATGCCCGGCATGACCATGGTGTTCACCGCAAAAGACAAGAGTCTGCTGGGCAAAGTGAAGCCCGGCGACAAGGTCAAGTTCATGGTCATCAACGAGGGCGGGAAGATGGTTGTCACTGACATTCAGCCCGCTCAGTAA
- a CDS encoding DUF2933 domain-containing protein has translation MNHQHGGHESPPSFWSSRYAIGLVVIGGVAAYFLLTEHLAHVVGALPFLLLLACPLMHVFMHGGHGGHGGHGQSKPDATKSTESRNEGDSR, from the coding sequence ATGAACCATCAACACGGCGGGCACGAGTCGCCCCCCAGCTTTTGGAGTTCTCGCTATGCCATCGGCCTCGTGGTGATAGGCGGCGTGGCGGCATATTTCCTGTTGACCGAACACCTCGCGCATGTCGTCGGGGCGCTGCCTTTTCTCCTGCTCCTCGCCTGCCCGCTGATGCATGTCTTCATGCATGGCGGACATGGGGGGCATGGCGGACATGGCCAGAGCAAGCCTGATGCAACGAAATCTACCGAATCACGCAATGAAGGGGATTCACGATGA
- a CDS encoding heavy metal response regulator transcription factor, with protein sequence MKILIVEDEPKTGEYLRQGLSEAGFVADLAQNGSDGLHLALQGEYDLVILDVMLPGLDGWQVLQSLRNRGLQMPVLFLTARDQVEDRVKGLELGADDYLVKPFSFAELLARVRTILRRGRGGTETNTLRVADLELDLLRRRVSRGGRRIDLTAKEFGLLELLLRRHGEVLPRSLIASQVWDMNFDSDTNVIEVAMRRLRLKIDEGQDVKLIQTVRGMGYVLEAPENA encoded by the coding sequence ATGAAGATATTGATCGTCGAAGATGAACCTAAAACCGGCGAATACCTTCGCCAGGGATTGAGCGAGGCCGGATTTGTGGCCGACCTGGCGCAAAACGGTAGTGATGGCCTGCACCTGGCACTCCAAGGTGAATACGACCTCGTGATCCTGGATGTCATGCTGCCCGGACTGGATGGCTGGCAGGTGCTGCAGTCGCTGCGCAATCGCGGATTGCAGATGCCTGTGTTGTTCCTCACGGCGCGGGACCAGGTGGAAGATCGGGTCAAAGGGTTGGAATTGGGCGCTGACGACTATCTTGTCAAGCCCTTTTCATTCGCCGAGTTGCTGGCCCGTGTACGGACAATCTTGCGCCGGGGCCGAGGAGGCACCGAAACCAACACATTGCGCGTGGCTGACCTGGAACTTGATCTGCTGCGCCGACGGGTCTCGCGGGGTGGCCGTCGCATTGACCTGACAGCCAAAGAATTTGGTTTGCTGGAGTTGCTGTTGCGCAGGCATGGAGAAGTGCTTCCTCGCTCGCTGATTGCCTCCCAGGTGTGGGACATGAACTTCGACAGCGACACCAACGTGATCGAAGTGGCGATGCGCCGCTTGCGCCTGAAGATTGACGAAGGCCAGGACGTCAAGTTGATCCAGACCGTGCGGGGCATGGGCTACGTGCTGGAAGCACCGGAGAACGCTTGA
- a CDS encoding methyltransferase family protein: protein MNHTESAYGLWSLVIINSAIFIMFAFSFFKPATARDWRTFGAFAAFVVALFVEMYGFPLTIYLMSGWLQTKFPNLDLLSHSSGHLWSTLLGEKGDPHFGALHIASYVFLGYGFYLLSTAWNVLYHAQRRQSLATAGPYARTRHPQYVAFVMILLGFLLQWPTLLTLVMFPVLLLMYGRLAITEENEMRKQFGAEYDSYAQRTPRFIPRIGKSQSTTDSVSKR from the coding sequence ATGAACCATACCGAATCCGCTTATGGTCTGTGGTCGCTGGTCATCATCAATTCAGCGATCTTCATCATGTTTGCGTTCAGCTTTTTCAAGCCTGCGACGGCCCGTGACTGGAGAACGTTTGGCGCATTCGCAGCCTTCGTCGTTGCCTTGTTCGTAGAGATGTATGGCTTCCCGTTGACGATTTATCTGATGTCGGGCTGGCTGCAAACCAAGTTCCCTAACCTGGATCTGCTCTCCCACAGCTCGGGTCACCTGTGGTCTACCCTCTTGGGCGAAAAGGGCGACCCGCATTTTGGCGCGCTGCACATCGCCAGCTACGTTTTTCTGGGCTATGGTTTCTACCTGTTGTCCACCGCGTGGAATGTGCTGTACCACGCTCAGCGTCGCCAGTCGCTCGCCACAGCCGGCCCCTATGCACGCACTCGCCATCCGCAGTACGTGGCTTTCGTGATGATTTTGCTGGGCTTCCTGCTGCAGTGGCCCACGTTGCTGACCTTGGTCATGTTCCCAGTCTTGCTCCTGATGTACGGGCGTCTCGCCATCACCGAAGAGAACGAAATGCGCAAACAGTTTGGTGCTGAGTACGACAGCTACGCCCAGCGAACACCCCGGTTTATTCCTCGCATTGGCAAATCCCAGTCGACCACTGACTCTGTGTCAAAAAGATGA